The following proteins are co-located in the Microbacterium sp. Clip185 genome:
- a CDS encoding family 43 glycosylhydrolase: MRPPLRTPGLRKARYSRAFGALLGIGALALSSVIAVPAAHAAPTEPPAVAGNLLPDGRFVDGFTGWTATRSGTLALSDDAASGAHSLKVTGRTNTQSGPFASVTGKLEVGATYRLGGKLKYTEGEPTQQFNFTFCPSNFNGCVDNGQTYTRGEWGTFSKEFTAEARHASADWLFVETPWGSSALQDFQVDDMSLIKVADAPAAPTYGSLEEVQTKPIGDHNPLVGHKFGADPHHLIYNGRLYIYSTDDTQQYEANTKDANGLPTQSNGYGAITRLNVMSTSDMVNWVDHGAVPIAREGGAAPWARNSWAPAAIEKDGKVYLYFCDSGTGTAVVVGGSPLGPWTDPVGKKIIPDTVSPDYIAGGGFPAGMWLFDPEVFIDDDGQAYLYFGGNSQIGSGSNVQGPQNPKSTRVVKLKDDMVTLDGDPVEIDGPGMFEASSMFKRGDTYYYSYSSNFQVRPQEGVYPPTGAIAYMMTDDPMNLPASKYAGVAFQNQSNFFGAGNGGNNHSDMFTFKGETYFTYHAQTRGAAWAAALGTPGSTQGYRSVHIDKLEFNEDGTIKPVQGTRAGVEQVEAFDPYRTFEAETLAWQLGLKTVATDAASVEFPEHNGGGNMVLSSIDDGDFAGISGVDFGDGAASVSARVKPLVEGASIQVRLDQVDGPVVGEIAVEGTVGEWTTVSADVSGATGEHDVFFVFAEPEAGTDSKLMEVDNWTFTAEEATEPGNPGNPGNPGNPGESEVTAVLSRTEVRAGESLTVTAQGLEVAKVEIGIASTYRALATADVTDGALRATVTIPADIAPGEHHIQLRDGDRILASVPVTVRAAAGSLAATGQETAPLMSASLFGAAMLGLGVVAMLRLRSRGRRSQL; encoded by the coding sequence GTGAGACCACCCCTACGCACCCCTGGGCTGAGGAAAGCTCGTTACTCACGCGCCTTCGGCGCCCTGCTCGGCATCGGAGCTCTCGCTCTGTCGTCGGTCATCGCGGTCCCTGCTGCGCACGCAGCGCCGACCGAGCCGCCGGCCGTCGCCGGCAACCTTCTTCCCGACGGCCGGTTCGTGGACGGGTTCACGGGATGGACGGCGACGCGCTCCGGCACGCTCGCGCTCAGCGATGACGCAGCGAGCGGGGCGCACTCCCTCAAGGTCACCGGTCGCACCAACACCCAGTCGGGACCCTTCGCTTCGGTGACGGGCAAGCTCGAGGTCGGCGCCACCTACCGCCTCGGCGGCAAGCTCAAGTACACCGAGGGCGAGCCGACGCAGCAGTTCAACTTCACGTTCTGCCCGAGCAACTTCAACGGATGCGTCGACAACGGACAGACGTACACGCGCGGCGAGTGGGGCACCTTCTCGAAGGAGTTCACGGCGGAGGCGCGGCACGCGTCCGCGGACTGGCTCTTCGTCGAGACCCCGTGGGGGTCGAGCGCGCTGCAGGACTTCCAGGTCGACGACATGTCGTTGATCAAGGTCGCAGACGCTCCGGCGGCTCCGACCTACGGCAGCCTCGAGGAGGTGCAGACCAAGCCCATCGGCGACCACAACCCCCTCGTCGGCCACAAGTTCGGAGCCGACCCGCACCACCTGATCTACAACGGCCGTCTCTACATCTACTCGACGGATGACACCCAGCAGTACGAGGCGAACACGAAGGACGCCAACGGGCTGCCCACGCAGTCCAACGGCTACGGCGCCATCACGCGGCTGAACGTCATGTCGACGTCCGACATGGTCAACTGGGTCGACCACGGCGCGGTGCCGATCGCGCGCGAGGGCGGCGCCGCTCCCTGGGCGCGCAACTCGTGGGCTCCGGCCGCGATCGAGAAGGACGGCAAGGTCTACCTCTACTTCTGCGACAGCGGCACGGGAACGGCGGTCGTCGTGGGCGGATCGCCCCTCGGGCCGTGGACGGACCCGGTCGGCAAGAAGATCATCCCGGACACCGTGTCGCCCGACTACATCGCCGGCGGCGGATTCCCGGCGGGGATGTGGCTGTTCGACCCCGAGGTCTTCATCGACGACGACGGACAGGCGTACCTGTACTTCGGCGGCAACTCGCAGATCGGCTCCGGCAGCAACGTCCAGGGGCCGCAGAACCCCAAGTCGACGCGTGTCGTGAAGCTCAAGGACGACATGGTGACGCTCGACGGCGACCCCGTGGAGATCGATGGCCCCGGCATGTTCGAGGCCTCGAGCATGTTCAAGCGCGGCGACACGTACTACTACTCCTACTCGTCGAACTTCCAGGTGCGACCGCAGGAGGGCGTGTACCCGCCCACCGGTGCGATTGCCTACATGATGACCGACGACCCGATGAACCTGCCGGCGTCGAAGTATGCGGGTGTCGCCTTCCAGAACCAGTCGAACTTCTTCGGTGCGGGCAACGGCGGCAACAACCACTCCGACATGTTCACGTTCAAGGGTGAGACGTACTTCACGTACCACGCCCAGACGCGTGGCGCGGCGTGGGCGGCGGCGCTCGGAACCCCGGGATCGACCCAGGGCTACCGCTCGGTGCACATCGACAAGCTCGAGTTCAACGAGGACGGCACCATCAAGCCCGTTCAGGGAACCCGTGCGGGCGTCGAGCAGGTCGAGGCGTTCGACCCGTACCGCACCTTCGAGGCGGAGACGCTGGCATGGCAGCTCGGACTGAAGACGGTCGCCACGGATGCGGCGTCCGTCGAGTTCCCCGAGCACAACGGCGGCGGCAACATGGTGCTGAGTTCCATCGATGACGGCGACTTCGCCGGCATCTCCGGCGTGGACTTCGGCGACGGAGCGGCCTCGGTGTCGGCGCGCGTGAAGCCGCTCGTGGAGGGCGCCTCGATCCAGGTGCGCCTCGACCAGGTCGATGGCCCGGTCGTCGGAGAGATCGCCGTCGAGGGGACCGTGGGCGAGTGGACGACCGTGAGCGCCGATGTGAGTGGCGCGACGGGCGAACACGACGTCTTCTTCGTGTTCGCTGAGCCCGAGGCCGGCACGGACTCGAAGCTGATGGAGGTCGACAACTGGACCTTCACGGCCGAAGAGGCAACCGAGCCCGGCAACCCGGGCAACCCCGGTAACCCCGGTAACCCGGGTGAGTCCGAGGTCACCGCGGTCCTGTCTCGCACGGAGGTGCGTGCGGGGGAGTCGTTGACGGTGACGGCGCAGGGCCTCGAGGTCGCGAAGGTGGAGATCGGCATCGCGAGCACGTATCGTGCGCTGGCCACGGCCGATGTGACCGATGGCGCGCTTCGGGCGACGGTGACGATTCCCGCGGACATCGCACCCGGAGAGCACCACATCCAACTGCGCGATGGCGACCGCATCCTCGCGTCGGTCCCCGTGACCGTCCGTGCGGCGGCCGGGTCGCTGGCGGCGACCGGACAGGAGACCGCTCCGCTGATGTCGGCGTCGCTGTTCGGTGCAGCAATGCTCGGACTCGGCGTCGTGGCGATGCTGCGACTGCGCTCACGCGGGCGTCGTTCGCAGCTCTGA
- the fumC gene encoding class II fumarate hydratase: protein MSTAAGTTDIPAYVDVPIGLDASGERLEFDSMGQVAVPADRYWGAQTQRSLLHFSIGNDHMPVEVYRAYGYVKKAAALVNEAAGRLPSWKARVITQAADETIAGELDTEFPLYVWQTGSGTQSNMNVNEVISNRAIQLLGGTLGSQHPVGPNDDVNMGQSSNDSFPTAMNIAAVTEIDQRLLPRLRELHREIAEKSRQWMGVVKIGRTHLEDAVPLTVGQEWSGYAAQLEKGIRDVEHARDGLYELALGGTAVGTGLNAPAGFSKNVAAKIAELTGKPFVTAPNKFEVQGSLDAMVRVHAAFRGIAVTLMKVANDMRWLASGPRTGLAELILPSNEPGSSIMPGKVNPTQCEAIVMISIQVIGDDSAVAFAGSQGNFELNAMRPIIINNVLHSARILGDGCEKFLTYSVKGTQLNETRISAYVEDSLMLVTALSPVIGYQNAAHIAEAALAKGQTLREAALASGKVTAEQFDKIVVPANMIGSGVGGA from the coding sequence ATGAGCACTGCCGCCGGCACCACCGACATCCCTGCCTACGTCGACGTCCCGATCGGACTGGACGCGTCGGGCGAGCGTCTGGAGTTCGACAGCATGGGACAAGTCGCCGTCCCGGCCGACCGCTACTGGGGTGCGCAGACCCAGCGTTCACTGCTGCACTTCTCGATCGGCAACGACCACATGCCGGTCGAGGTCTACCGCGCCTACGGGTACGTGAAGAAGGCCGCCGCGCTGGTGAATGAGGCCGCGGGACGGCTGCCGTCGTGGAAGGCCCGCGTCATCACCCAGGCGGCGGACGAGACGATCGCCGGCGAGCTCGACACCGAGTTCCCGCTGTACGTCTGGCAGACGGGTTCGGGGACGCAGAGCAATATGAACGTCAACGAGGTCATTTCGAACCGTGCGATCCAGCTTCTGGGCGGCACGCTCGGGTCCCAGCATCCGGTCGGGCCCAATGACGACGTGAACATGGGGCAGTCCAGCAACGATTCGTTTCCGACAGCGATGAACATCGCCGCCGTCACCGAGATCGATCAACGACTGCTGCCCCGGCTGAGAGAGCTGCACCGCGAGATCGCGGAGAAGTCCCGGCAATGGATGGGTGTCGTCAAGATCGGTCGCACGCATCTCGAGGACGCGGTGCCGCTCACCGTCGGACAGGAGTGGTCGGGCTACGCCGCGCAGCTGGAGAAGGGGATTCGCGACGTCGAGCACGCGCGCGACGGCCTGTACGAGCTCGCGCTGGGCGGCACCGCCGTGGGAACCGGGTTGAACGCGCCGGCGGGCTTCTCGAAGAATGTGGCGGCAAAGATCGCCGAACTCACGGGCAAGCCATTCGTCACGGCGCCGAACAAGTTCGAGGTGCAGGGCTCGCTGGACGCGATGGTGCGGGTGCACGCGGCGTTCCGCGGCATCGCGGTGACGCTGATGAAGGTGGCCAACGACATGCGATGGCTCGCCTCCGGTCCTCGGACGGGCCTCGCCGAGCTCATCCTCCCCTCGAACGAGCCGGGGTCCTCGATCATGCCGGGCAAGGTCAATCCCACCCAGTGCGAGGCCATCGTCATGATCTCGATCCAGGTGATCGGCGACGATTCCGCCGTCGCGTTCGCCGGCTCGCAGGGCAACTTCGAGCTCAACGCGATGCGTCCGATCATCATCAACAACGTGCTGCACTCCGCGCGCATCCTCGGTGACGGCTGCGAGAAGTTCCTCACGTACTCGGTCAAGGGGACCCAGCTCAACGAGACCAGGATCTCGGCGTACGTCGAGGACAGTCTGATGCTGGTCACCGCGCTGAGCCCTGTCATCGGCTACCAGAACGCCGCGCACATCGCGGAGGCGGCGCTCGCGAAGGGGCAGACCTTGCGCGAAGCCGCGCTCGCCTCCGGCAAAGTGACGGCTGAGCAGTTCGACAAGATCGTCGTCCCGGCCAACATGATCGGATCCGGAGTCGGCGGTGCGTGA
- a CDS encoding glycosyltransferase family 2 protein: MGKTPALPSARKRQWGSERRREPLPTLHPRPSAAKIVWARVAIAITVAGWAAYMLTTALRQIFAYDGEHIWPTIEACIYALVITALSFSALMFLVQREAALRRFRDHERVPRAELDRHFDDEHGEGMTVLIPSYAEEPSVIRKTMWSAALQEYPSLRVVLLLDDPPFPTDPHTLARLEATRQIALGIAEDLAEPSYRFTEALFDFEQRAATSGVGEAEILSLRDEYRYAVAWLNDMADSEPHEDHVDTFFIEQVVRGLADDLDLTASALESAAESGTELSHQRLHELHRRLVWIFSVDVGTFERKRYASLSSEANKAMNLNAYIGLMGGRYRFVEGPGRKTALRLVAGAGQEADLVIPNSDYLLTLDADSLLLRDYCLRLVYFLEQPGNERVAVTQTPYSSFRGAPTRIERLAGATTDIQHILHQGMSGYDATFWVGANAVIRMEAMDDIMQIDDVDGFEVRRYVQDRTVIEDTESSVDLADHNWTLVNYPERLSYSATPPDFGSLVVQRRRWANGGLLILPKFLRQVRARRRSSRPVRLGEWMIRVNYMASLAWASFALLLLLTFPFDSNLLSPLVLVAAAPYFLCQASDLKYSGYRYLDILRIYGFNLILLPVNLAGVLKSIEQGLTGRKIPFARTPKVRERTATTLLYVVAPWAIVAFSIFTAWWSFNAQNWGTFFFGTLNALCALWACVENIGIRNSIVDVWMGLTNWMWVPVPGETTHRAAPGEPGFDWQDALFHGYPAAGDPIRRTSRPAASAVVEAAPSRAIGASSAPGSGA, from the coding sequence ATGGGGAAGACTCCTGCGCTTCCAAGCGCACGCAAGCGGCAATGGGGATCCGAACGACGCCGCGAGCCGTTGCCTACCCTCCACCCGCGTCCCTCGGCCGCGAAGATCGTGTGGGCGCGCGTCGCCATCGCGATCACGGTCGCCGGGTGGGCCGCGTACATGCTCACCACGGCCCTGCGTCAGATCTTCGCCTACGACGGTGAGCACATCTGGCCCACGATCGAGGCCTGCATCTACGCTCTCGTCATCACCGCGCTGAGCTTCTCGGCGCTGATGTTCCTCGTGCAGCGCGAGGCCGCGCTCAGGCGGTTCCGCGATCACGAGCGGGTACCGCGCGCGGAACTCGACCGCCACTTCGACGATGAGCACGGCGAGGGCATGACGGTCCTCATCCCCTCGTACGCCGAGGAGCCCTCGGTCATCCGCAAGACCATGTGGTCAGCGGCGCTGCAGGAGTATCCCTCGCTGCGAGTCGTGCTGCTGCTCGATGACCCTCCGTTCCCCACGGATCCGCACACGCTCGCCCGCCTGGAGGCGACGCGCCAGATCGCTCTCGGAATCGCGGAGGACCTGGCCGAGCCCTCGTACCGCTTCACAGAAGCGCTGTTCGACTTCGAACAACGTGCCGCGACCAGCGGCGTCGGCGAGGCGGAGATCCTCTCGCTGCGTGACGAGTATCGCTACGCGGTCGCCTGGCTGAACGACATGGCGGACTCCGAACCGCACGAGGACCACGTCGACACCTTCTTCATCGAGCAGGTGGTCCGCGGGCTCGCCGACGACCTGGATCTCACGGCATCGGCGCTCGAGTCCGCGGCCGAATCCGGGACCGAGCTCTCTCACCAGCGTCTGCACGAGCTGCACCGACGCCTGGTGTGGATCTTCTCGGTGGATGTGGGAACGTTCGAACGTAAGCGCTACGCCTCGCTGTCCAGCGAGGCGAACAAGGCGATGAACCTCAACGCCTACATCGGCCTGATGGGCGGTCGCTACCGGTTCGTAGAAGGCCCCGGCCGAAAGACCGCGCTGCGTCTGGTCGCCGGTGCCGGGCAGGAGGCGGATCTCGTCATCCCCAACTCCGACTACCTGCTCACCCTCGACGCCGACTCGCTCCTGCTGCGCGACTACTGCCTGCGTTTGGTCTACTTCCTCGAGCAGCCCGGCAACGAACGCGTCGCGGTCACCCAGACCCCGTACTCGTCGTTCCGGGGCGCCCCGACGCGCATCGAACGCCTGGCGGGGGCGACGACGGACATCCAGCACATCCTCCATCAGGGCATGTCGGGCTACGACGCCACCTTCTGGGTCGGGGCCAATGCCGTCATCCGTATGGAGGCGATGGACGACATCATGCAGATCGACGATGTCGACGGCTTCGAGGTGCGCCGCTACGTGCAGGACCGCACCGTGATCGAGGACACCGAGTCCTCGGTGGATCTCGCCGATCACAACTGGACGCTCGTGAACTACCCCGAGCGACTCAGCTACTCGGCCACCCCACCCGACTTCGGCTCCCTCGTGGTGCAGCGCCGACGCTGGGCGAACGGCGGCCTGCTCATCCTGCCGAAGTTCCTGCGTCAGGTGCGCGCCCGCAGGCGCAGTTCGCGCCCGGTGCGCCTGGGCGAGTGGATGATCCGCGTGAACTACATGGCCTCGCTCGCGTGGGCCAGCTTCGCCCTGCTTCTCCTGCTCACCTTCCCGTTCGACAGCAACCTGCTGAGCCCGCTCGTCCTGGTCGCGGCGGCGCCGTACTTCCTGTGCCAGGCGAGCGATCTGAAGTACTCCGGCTACCGGTACCTCGACATCCTTCGCATCTACGGCTTCAATCTGATCCTGCTGCCGGTCAACCTCGCCGGCGTGCTGAAGTCGATCGAGCAGGGCCTGACCGGCCGCAAGATCCCGTTCGCACGCACACCGAAGGTGCGCGAGCGCACCGCCACGACCCTGCTCTACGTCGTGGCGCCCTGGGCGATCGTCGCGTTCTCGATCTTCACCGCCTGGTGGAGCTTCAACGCCCAGAACTGGGGCACGTTCTTCTTCGGCACGCTCAACGCGCTCTGCGCCCTCTGGGCATGCGTCGAGAACATCGGCATTCGCAACTCGATCGTCGATGTGTGGATGGGCCTGACCAACTGGATGTGGGTTCCCGTCCCGGGCGAGACCACGCATCGCGCCGCACCCGGCGAGCCCGGATTCGACTGGCAGGACGCACTGTTCCACGGCTACCCCGCAGCCGGCGATCCGATCCGCCGCACCTCTCGGCCCGCCGCATCCGCCGTCGTCGAGGCGGCGCCCTCGCGCGCGATCGGGGCGTCGAGCGCGCCGGGCTCCGGCGCATGA
- a CDS encoding MIP/aquaporin family protein, which yields MSGSIPTGRGISQAKQEFIASVGGPRAYADWTNPRHRLRRLMSEAIGVGGLTFILSGGAAIITRWGGQIGVWQLALVLSAVSGLWLMVAVFFLGDMSAHFDPAVTLAFALRGDMGWIMAGFYWLVQFAAASAGSLLALAFAGGGGDLAATRPQPGLEWSAVGFEAVLTCGLVLLVLNMANGPKLNGPFIPIAVGGYIIAWGTMGGPFEGASMNPARSFGPALATGDFSGYWVYLLGPVIGAVVAVGIARVLRGPASAVEAKAAQGTPLAHRPEPNS from the coding sequence ATGAGCGGATCGATTCCGACCGGGCGTGGGATCTCGCAGGCGAAGCAGGAATTCATCGCCTCGGTGGGAGGCCCTCGCGCCTACGCGGACTGGACGAACCCGCGGCATCGCCTGCGCAGGCTCATGTCGGAGGCGATCGGGGTCGGCGGTCTCACGTTCATCCTGTCGGGCGGCGCGGCGATCATCACGCGGTGGGGCGGTCAGATCGGGGTGTGGCAGCTCGCGCTGGTGCTCTCCGCCGTCTCAGGACTCTGGCTGATGGTCGCTGTCTTCTTCCTCGGCGACATGTCGGCCCACTTCGATCCGGCCGTCACGCTCGCCTTCGCCCTCCGCGGCGACATGGGCTGGATCATGGCCGGGTTCTATTGGCTCGTGCAGTTCGCGGCGGCGTCCGCGGGCTCGTTGCTGGCGCTCGCCTTCGCAGGCGGGGGCGGCGACCTGGCCGCCACAAGGCCGCAACCGGGACTGGAATGGTCGGCGGTCGGGTTCGAGGCGGTGCTCACGTGCGGTCTCGTGCTGCTCGTGCTCAACATGGCGAACGGTCCCAAACTCAACGGGCCCTTCATCCCGATCGCCGTCGGCGGCTACATCATCGCGTGGGGCACGATGGGAGGCCCGTTCGAGGGTGCGTCCATGAACCCGGCGCGCAGTTTCGGCCCGGCCCTGGCCACGGGCGACTTCAGCGGCTACTGGGTCTATCTCTTGGGGCCCGTCATCGGTGCCGTCGTCGCCGTCGGCATCGCGCGCGTGTTGCGCGGACCGGCCTCTGCGGTGGAGGCGAAGGCCGCCCAGGGCACGCCCTTGGCTCACCGACCGGAGCCGAACAGCTGA
- a CDS encoding chitinase → MNTRVAYTAPPAPGPYEGKRLSPWRVALGLAILVAIVAGSLFGYRLLVVDQVRAVTGAAWFAPYVDVTTTPFFAFEKPENHADRDVVLSFVVAAAADSCTPSWGGYYDLEEAARDVDLDRRIARLRDSGGDVVLSFGGASGTELAGACTDEDALGQAYRSVIDRYDVSTIDLDVEGQNLEDPVSGLRRAVAIADLQRERRAAGEELAVWLTLPVAPDGLTASARTAIAQMLESGVDLTGVNVMTMDYGVDLGAQTMADTAIDALRATHTQLGALYEDAGTPLTAPTLWGKLAATPMIGQNDVAGEVFTLDDAAALNAFAQQQRMSRLSMWSLNRDRTCGTNYADTSVVSNDCSGIDQQDATFAETLQPGFEAAPDESAGRRTTPEPVPTVTDDPAASPYPIWSETNTYLSGAKVVWRQNVYEAKWWTRGDDPDNPLADANSWPWRLIGPVLPGETPYPQPTLPAGTYPDWDPAATYTEGQRVMFQQVPYEAKYWTRGDSPAAQASDADGSPWQPLTIAQLEQVIQGGP, encoded by the coding sequence ATGAACACCCGCGTCGCCTACACCGCACCGCCCGCACCTGGCCCGTACGAGGGCAAACGTCTCTCACCCTGGCGGGTCGCGCTGGGGTTGGCCATCCTCGTCGCCATCGTCGCGGGTTCGCTCTTCGGCTACCGCCTGCTGGTCGTGGACCAGGTGCGCGCGGTCACGGGCGCTGCCTGGTTCGCCCCCTATGTCGACGTCACGACCACACCGTTCTTCGCGTTCGAGAAGCCCGAGAACCACGCTGACCGCGACGTCGTCCTCTCGTTCGTGGTAGCGGCCGCGGCAGATTCGTGCACGCCCTCCTGGGGCGGGTACTACGACCTCGAGGAGGCTGCCCGCGACGTCGATCTCGACCGACGCATCGCGCGATTGCGCGACAGCGGCGGCGATGTCGTGCTGTCCTTCGGCGGGGCGTCCGGCACCGAGCTCGCGGGCGCATGCACCGACGAGGACGCTCTCGGACAGGCGTACCGCAGCGTCATCGACCGTTACGACGTGTCGACGATCGATCTCGATGTCGAGGGGCAGAACCTCGAGGACCCGGTCTCGGGTCTGCGTCGTGCCGTCGCGATCGCCGACCTGCAGCGCGAGCGGCGGGCGGCGGGCGAGGAGCTCGCCGTGTGGCTGACGCTCCCGGTCGCGCCCGACGGGCTGACCGCTTCCGCGCGCACGGCCATCGCACAGATGCTGGAGTCCGGCGTGGACCTGACCGGGGTGAACGTCATGACGATGGACTACGGCGTGGACCTCGGCGCGCAGACCATGGCCGATACCGCCATCGACGCGTTGCGCGCGACGCACACGCAGCTCGGCGCACTCTACGAGGACGCGGGGACGCCGCTGACGGCACCCACGCTCTGGGGCAAGCTCGCCGCGACGCCCATGATCGGGCAGAACGACGTCGCCGGTGAGGTCTTCACCCTCGACGACGCGGCGGCACTGAACGCCTTCGCGCAGCAGCAGCGGATGTCACGGCTGTCGATGTGGTCGCTGAATCGTGACCGCACCTGCGGCACGAACTATGCCGACACCTCGGTCGTCTCCAATGACTGCAGCGGCATCGATCAGCAGGACGCGACCTTCGCCGAGACACTCCAGCCGGGGTTCGAGGCCGCACCCGACGAGTCGGCGGGGCGTCGCACCACGCCGGAGCCCGTTCCCACGGTGACCGACGACCCCGCGGCGAGCCCGTATCCCATCTGGAGCGAGACCAACACCTACCTGTCGGGCGCGAAGGTCGTCTGGCGCCAGAACGTGTACGAGGCGAAGTGGTGGACGCGCGGCGACGATCCGGACAACCCGTTGGCGGATGCGAATTCTTGGCCGTGGCGACTGATCGGCCCGGTGCTTCCGGGCGAGACGCCCTACCCGCAGCCGACGCTGCCTGCGGGAACCTACCCGGACTGGGATCCGGCGGCGACCTACACGGAAGGTCAGCGGGTGATGTTCCAGCAGGTGCCCTACGAGGCCAAATACTGGACACGCGGCGACAGTCCCGCCGCCCAGGCCTCGGATGCGGACGGCTCGCCCTGGCAGCCGCTGACGATCGCGCAGCTCGAACAGGTCATCCAGGGCGGCCCGTGA
- a CDS encoding ASCH domain-containing protein, protein MSEPSRSSVALSRDTAAAERMWEAYRAAHPEAVAASPEYTVEHFGDSARLADELLEIVLSGRKRATAELVADFLARGDAVPRIGSHWIACDSTGAPRIVIRSTELRLGPFGSADASFARDEGEDDGSLESWQREHRRYWERVSAARGAVWSEDDEIVFERFSVVWPPEHAD, encoded by the coding sequence ATGTCTGAACCGTCCCGTTCGTCCGTCGCCCTCAGCAGAGACACCGCAGCCGCCGAACGGATGTGGGAGGCGTACCGCGCCGCTCACCCCGAGGCGGTGGCCGCCTCACCCGAGTACACCGTCGAGCACTTCGGCGACTCCGCGCGCCTCGCCGACGAACTCCTCGAGATCGTCCTGTCGGGACGCAAACGAGCCACGGCCGAACTCGTCGCCGATTTCCTGGCGCGCGGCGATGCCGTACCGCGCATCGGCTCCCACTGGATCGCGTGCGACAGTACCGGCGCGCCGCGCATCGTGATCCGCAGCACCGAACTGCGCCTCGGTCCCTTCGGGAGCGCCGACGCCTCCTTCGCCAGAGACGAGGGCGAGGATGACGGCTCGCTCGAGAGCTGGCAGCGCGAGCACCGGCGATACTGGGAGCGTGTCAGCGCCGCGCGCGGCGCCGTCTGGTCGGAGGATGACGAGATCGTGTTCGAGCGGTTCTCCGTCGTGTGGCCGCCGGAGCACGCCGACTGA
- a CDS encoding ABC transporter ATP-binding protein — MISAPLALRDVTIRYPRAGQPDLVIIENLSIDVPAGRMHCLAGRSGSGKTSVLKAAAGLVRPTSGSVAWSGIDVSAQSDDATTALRRTHVGYLDQGGVLIDGLTSLENVLLPAVPGRRSRDLGRKARDLLGRLGVGGRARSHPAELSGGERQRVALARALLLEPRLLVVDEPTASLDRQNADGVIALLRSIADAGTAVLVSAHDPQLIETADTRTAMT, encoded by the coding sequence GTGATCTCTGCCCCGCTGGCGTTGCGAGACGTGACGATCCGCTATCCGCGCGCCGGACAGCCCGATCTCGTCATCATCGAGAATCTCTCCATCGACGTCCCCGCCGGACGCATGCACTGCCTCGCCGGCCGCAGCGGTTCCGGCAAGACGAGCGTTCTCAAGGCCGCAGCGGGTCTCGTCCGGCCGACCTCCGGCAGCGTGGCGTGGTCGGGAATCGACGTGTCGGCGCAGAGCGACGACGCGACGACGGCACTGCGGCGCACCCACGTCGGCTACCTCGACCAGGGCGGCGTGCTGATCGACGGTCTGACCTCCCTCGAGAACGTGCTTCTGCCGGCCGTCCCCGGTCGGCGCAGCCGCGACCTCGGCCGCAAGGCGCGGGATCTCCTGGGCCGCCTCGGCGTCGGTGGGCGGGCTCGGTCTCATCCCGCGGAGCTCTCCGGCGGCGAACGCCAACGGGTCGCACTCGCCCGTGCGCTCCTGCTCGAGCCGCGTCTGCTCGTCGTGGACGAACCGACGGCGAGCCTCGATCGGCAGAACGCCGACGGTGTGATCGCACTGCTGCGCTCCATCGCGGATGCGGGCACGGCCGTCCTCGTCTCGGCGCACGACCCGCAGCTCATCGAGACCGCCGACACCCGGACCGCGATGACATGA